Part of the Candidatus Schekmanbacteria bacterium genome, TCCTTCTTATCAAGTAATGCTACAGTTTTCATAAAAACTGTCGGCAATGTGGGGAGAGTTTCGATACTCTCCATTATTTCATTTAAGCAGTTCATAACTGAGTTAACAGAAAAAATCTTTTAGATTAAATTTATCGTCATAACTCATTGATATTTTATAAATAAAATCTTCCATAGGATTAGCATACCTTTTGTACTTTTGAATTTTTTGATGCTGCTTTTAAAATTGAAGAAGCTATATCTTTCAAGTGTGCAATCTCGTTCACCGCACCGAGCTTAATCGCTTCCTGCGGCATTCCAAAAATAGCTGAGGATTCTTCGTCTTGAGCTATTGTGTAAGCTCCTCTTTTGTGCATTGCCAACAAGCCTTCTGCTCCATCTGAGCCCATTCCAGTGAGAAGCACGCCAACTGCATTTTCCTTTGCCTGTGAAGCAACAGAATAAAAGAGAACATCGATGCTCGGTTTTTGATAATTGATTAATGGTCCATCCTTTATTTTGGTAAAATAGTTGCCGTTGTTTTTTACGATACTAAGGTGTTTGTCTCCCGGTGCAATATATGCCTTGCCATCTTCAATCAGAGTATTGTCTTGAGC contains:
- a CDS encoding chemotaxis protein CheB translates to HSIRAAAIAKINGKIYRKDINQVIPKIQPSFLSFNKIIAIGASTGGPQAIQEIITSLPPNSPACVIVLHMPAGFTKQFADRLNGISAMEVCEAQDNTLIEDGKAYIAPGDKHLSIVKNNGNYFTKIKDGPLINYQKPSIDVLFYSVASQAKENAVGVLLTGMGSDGAEGLLAMHKRGAYTIAQDEESSAIFGMPQEAIKLGAVNEIAHLKDIASSILKAASKNSKVQKVC